A portion of the Vreelandella subglaciescola genome contains these proteins:
- the ubiU gene encoding ubiquinone anaerobic biosynthesis protein UbiU codes for MELVCPAGNLPALKRAVDEGADAVYFGFQNTTNARQFAGLNFTDKRAREGIDYAHTRGKRVFCAINTYPQPDGWALWTRAVDDAAALGVDALILADMGLLDYAARRYPDLPRHLSVQGSATSHEALRFYHEQFGIKRAVLPRVLSITQVRDLAKQSPVELEVFAFGSLCIMAEGRCYLSSYLTGESPNTRGVCSPAAHVRWEDTPEGLESRLNGVLIDRYAAGENAGYPTLCKGRFEVAGETYHAIEEPTSLNTLELLPDLAELGISAVKIEGRQRSPAYVSKVAGIWREAIDRLEAAPGRFHTDPSWMAGLGDVSEGTTTTLGAYERRWK; via the coding sequence ATGGAACTTGTCTGTCCGGCCGGCAATCTGCCCGCGCTCAAGCGCGCCGTAGATGAAGGTGCCGATGCCGTTTACTTCGGTTTTCAAAATACCACCAACGCACGCCAGTTTGCCGGGCTGAACTTTACCGACAAGCGCGCCCGAGAGGGCATTGATTACGCCCATACCCGAGGTAAACGGGTATTTTGCGCCATCAATACCTACCCCCAACCCGACGGCTGGGCGCTGTGGACCCGCGCGGTGGATGACGCCGCCGCGCTGGGCGTGGATGCACTGATTCTCGCCGACATGGGGCTTTTAGACTACGCCGCCCGCCGCTACCCCGACCTTCCCCGCCACCTTTCCGTACAGGGCTCGGCCACCAGCCATGAAGCGCTGCGCTTTTATCACGAGCAGTTCGGCATCAAGCGCGCGGTGCTGCCCCGGGTGCTGTCGATCACCCAGGTGCGCGATCTCGCCAAACAGTCGCCGGTGGAGCTTGAAGTGTTTGCCTTTGGCAGCCTTTGTATCATGGCCGAAGGACGCTGCTATCTGTCGTCGTACCTGACCGGCGAGTCGCCCAACACCCGCGGCGTGTGTTCGCCGGCGGCACACGTGCGCTGGGAAGATACGCCCGAGGGGCTTGAGTCGCGTTTGAACGGCGTACTTATTGACCGCTACGCCGCGGGTGAAAACGCCGGCTACCCCACCCTGTGCAAAGGCCGCTTTGAAGTGGCCGGCGAGACCTACCACGCCATTGAAGAACCCACGAGCCTCAACACGTTGGAGTTGCTGCCCGATCTTGCCGAGCTTGGAATCAGCGCGGTCAAGATCGAAGGCCGTCAAAGAAGCCCGGCCTATGTGTCGAAGGTGGCCGGCATCTGGCGCGAGGCCATCGACCGGCTGGAAGCCGCCCCCGGGCGCTTTCATACCGATCCTTCGTGGATGGCCGGGCTGGGCGACGTCTCCGAAGGCACCACTACCACCCTTGGCGCTTACGAACGCCGCTGGAAATAG
- the lhgO gene encoding L-2-hydroxyglutarate oxidase yields MYDIVIIGGGIVGLSTALQLKQAYPHKRMVVLEKEQGPARHQSGHNSGVIHAGVYYAPGSLKARFCLEGNRATRAFCERHDVAYKRCGKLLVATSAEEVARLRTLGQRIAANGLENTWLAPGELAEREPHIRGEAGIFVPASGIVDYAAVARAMAAEFARLGGEIRYGAAVVGLEERSAEVVATTSAGSFSARYLVSCAGLYADRIIRLLGKNPGFTVCPFRGEYFALAERKSEIVSHLIYPVPDPAMPFLGVHLTPMIDGRITVGPNAVLALSREGYRRRDVSPRDTGEMLTHPGVLKMLARHVKPGLFELKNSLYKRGYLARVQAYCPSLELEDLTPYPAGVRAQAVADDGRLMGDFVFVNTARTVNVGNAPSPAATSALPIGAHIVEQLKARLDG; encoded by the coding sequence ATGTACGATATTGTGATTATTGGCGGCGGTATTGTCGGGCTTTCCACCGCGCTGCAGCTCAAGCAGGCCTATCCGCACAAACGTATGGTGGTGCTGGAAAAAGAGCAGGGACCGGCGCGGCATCAGAGCGGCCATAACAGCGGCGTGATACATGCCGGGGTGTACTACGCGCCCGGCAGCCTCAAGGCGCGCTTTTGCCTTGAGGGCAATCGCGCCACCCGGGCCTTTTGCGAGCGCCACGACGTGGCCTATAAGCGCTGTGGCAAGCTGCTGGTGGCCACCAGCGCAGAAGAGGTTGCGCGGCTGCGTACGCTGGGTCAGCGCATTGCGGCCAACGGATTGGAAAATACCTGGCTGGCGCCGGGCGAGCTGGCCGAGCGTGAACCCCACATACGCGGAGAGGCGGGCATTTTTGTGCCGGCGAGCGGCATTGTGGATTATGCGGCGGTGGCGCGGGCCATGGCCGCCGAGTTTGCACGACTGGGCGGCGAAATACGCTACGGCGCTGCGGTGGTGGGGCTTGAAGAGCGTAGCGCCGAGGTTGTTGCGACAACCTCCGCAGGCAGCTTTTCCGCGCGTTATCTGGTGAGCTGCGCGGGGCTTTACGCCGACCGGATCATCCGCCTGCTGGGCAAGAATCCGGGCTTTACCGTGTGCCCGTTTCGCGGCGAGTATTTCGCCCTGGCCGAGCGCAAAAGCGAGATTGTCAGCCACCTGATTTATCCGGTGCCTGACCCCGCGATGCCGTTTCTGGGCGTGCACCTGACGCCGATGATCGACGGGCGCATTACCGTGGGCCCCAACGCCGTGCTGGCGCTCAGCCGCGAAGGCTACCGCCGGCGCGACGTGTCGCCGCGTGATACGGGCGAGATGCTGACCCATCCGGGCGTGCTGAAAATGCTGGCCCGCCATGTGAAGCCGGGGCTTTTCGAGCTGAAAAACTCGCTCTACAAGCGCGGTTATCTGGCGCGGGTGCAGGCGTACTGCCCAAGCCTGGAGCTTGAGGACCTGACGCCTTACCCTGCCGGGGTCCGTGCCCAGGCCGTTGCTGACGATGGCCGGCTGATGGGCGATTTCGTCTTTGTGAACACCGCACGTACGGTGAACGTGGGCAACGCGCCGTCACCGGCGGCGACTTCGGCGTTGCCCATTGGCGCGCATATTGTCGAACAGCTCAAGGCGCGCCTGGACGGGTAA
- a CDS encoding penicillin-binding protein 1A: MKSLRTLILSLVFMLVALGGATVLATIGAALYFSPGLPDVRQLENFDLHTPLRIYTRDGQLIGEYGEERRIPVDFQDIPEPLVNALVAAEDQHYFEHPGVDPRGLLRAAIELAQSGGTIQSGGSTITMQVARNYLLTLDQTFTRKIREILLALQMEQVLNKQEILSLYVNKIFLGHRSYGIAAAAKTYYDQPLDALTLAEAAMIAGLPKAPSAFNPLSNPERSLIRRNWILFRMRELGFIAPDAYQKAVKAPITAKRHATQNDVEAAYVAEMARQYAIEQFGDEAYTGGYHIYTTLDSKLQPFARDALAEGLLAYDRRHGWRGPEQSDIDASLVEAQEKTATKGLEEELSESPEIRKTAREAAERSQTEVEGIEGDVSNWVQVLQRTPSYGVLTPAIVVGSNEREMRVLTGDEKVHTLNWEGMKWTRKGNAGQIASRGDLIRVVIDDDDTLRLSQRPEAEGALVAQEPRTGAIIALQGGFNFNASKFNRAIQARRQSGSIFKPFIYLAAINNGEMNAASVVNDAPVVINDGSDTLWRPVNSSNDFNGPMRLRPALAHSRNLVTIRILQSMGLGYTIGFLERFGFNPDHLPHGLSLALGSASLTPLEMTNAYAILANGGFKVSPWYIKRIVRGDETDNVEVYKAEPEVACRGCADGQDSVDIDGETYTVAQRIADPEAIYIIRDMLREVIERGTGRAALTLERGDIVGKTGTTNARRDAWFAGFNDDIATAVWVGKDSNQTISEYGAQAALPIWKDFLGNALEGTPEAWPDQPEGVISVRVDPDTGLRLRSGQPGGISELFDAEYLPGYQPRRISRELEEVSGSQGSGTAESIF, encoded by the coding sequence ATGAAGTCTCTTAGAACGCTCATACTTTCGCTCGTTTTCATGCTGGTCGCCCTGGGGGGTGCAACGGTTCTCGCCACCATCGGCGCCGCGCTGTATTTTTCGCCCGGCCTGCCCGACGTGCGCCAGCTGGAAAATTTCGATCTGCACACGCCGCTGCGCATTTACACTCGCGACGGCCAGCTGATCGGTGAATACGGCGAAGAACGGCGGATTCCGGTCGACTTTCAGGACATTCCCGAGCCGCTGGTCAACGCGCTGGTGGCCGCCGAGGATCAGCACTATTTCGAGCATCCGGGCGTTGACCCGCGCGGGCTGCTCCGCGCGGCCATCGAGCTGGCCCAGAGCGGCGGCACCATTCAGTCCGGCGGCTCCACCATTACCATGCAGGTGGCGCGTAACTATTTGCTGACGCTTGATCAGACGTTTACCCGTAAAATCCGCGAGATTCTGCTGGCCCTGCAGATGGAACAGGTGCTGAACAAGCAGGAAATCCTCTCGCTTTACGTCAACAAGATCTTTCTCGGCCACCGCTCCTATGGCATCGCCGCCGCCGCCAAGACCTACTACGACCAGCCGCTTGACGCGCTGACCCTGGCCGAGGCGGCCATGATTGCCGGGCTGCCCAAAGCGCCGTCGGCATTCAACCCGCTGTCCAATCCCGAGCGTTCGCTGATCCGGCGTAACTGGATTTTATTCCGCATGCGCGAGCTGGGCTTTATCGCCCCGGACGCCTATCAAAAAGCGGTCAAAGCGCCGATTACCGCCAAGCGTCACGCAACCCAGAACGACGTGGAAGCCGCCTACGTTGCGGAAATGGCGCGCCAGTACGCGATCGAACAGTTTGGCGACGAGGCCTATACCGGCGGCTATCATATTTACACCACCCTTGACAGCAAGCTGCAGCCGTTTGCCCGCGATGCGCTGGCCGAGGGGCTGTTAGCCTACGATCGCCGCCACGGCTGGCGCGGCCCCGAGCAAAGCGACATTGACGCAAGCCTTGTCGAAGCCCAGGAAAAAACCGCTACCAAGGGGCTTGAAGAAGAGCTTTCCGAATCGCCGGAGATCCGCAAGACCGCCCGCGAGGCGGCCGAACGCAGCCAGACCGAGGTAGAAGGCATTGAAGGCGACGTGAGCAACTGGGTACAGGTGCTCCAGCGCACGCCGAGCTACGGGGTCCTGACGCCGGCCATCGTGGTCGGCAGCAACGAGCGCGAAATGCGCGTGCTAACCGGCGACGAGAAAGTCCACACCCTTAACTGGGAAGGCATGAAGTGGACGCGCAAAGGCAACGCCGGACAGATTGCCAGCCGCGGCGACCTGATCCGCGTGGTCATCGATGACGACGATACGCTGCGCCTTTCCCAACGCCCCGAGGCCGAAGGCGCACTGGTCGCCCAGGAGCCTCGCACCGGCGCAATTATCGCGCTGCAGGGCGGCTTCAACTTCAACGCCAGCAAGTTCAACCGCGCGATTCAGGCGCGCCGCCAGTCCGGCTCCATTTTCAAGCCGTTTATTTATCTGGCGGCCATCAACAATGGCGAGATGAACGCGGCCAGCGTGGTCAACGACGCGCCCGTGGTCATCAACGATGGCAGCGATACGCTGTGGCGCCCGGTGAACTCCAGCAACGATTTCAACGGCCCCATGCGTCTGCGCCCGGCACTCGCCCATTCGCGCAACCTGGTGACCATCCGCATTCTGCAAAGCATGGGGCTGGGCTACACCATCGGCTTTCTCGAACGCTTCGGCTTCAACCCCGATCACCTGCCCCACGGGCTGTCGCTGGCGCTGGGCAGCGCCAGCCTGACCCCGCTGGAAATGACCAACGCCTACGCAATACTCGCCAACGGCGGCTTTAAAGTCTCGCCGTGGTATATCAAACGTATTGTGCGCGGTGACGAAACCGACAATGTCGAGGTATATAAAGCCGAGCCTGAAGTCGCCTGCCGTGGCTGCGCTGACGGTCAGGACAGCGTCGACATCGACGGCGAAACCTATACCGTCGCGCAGCGCATCGCCGACCCCGAGGCTATCTACATCATCCGCGACATGCTGCGTGAAGTCATCGAGCGCGGCACCGGTCGCGCCGCGCTGACCCTCGAGCGTGGCGACATCGTGGGCAAAACCGGCACCACCAACGCCCGGCGCGATGCCTGGTTTGCCGGCTTTAACGACGATATCGCCACGGCCGTCTGGGTGGGCAAGGACAGCAACCAGACTATTTCAGAATATGGCGCTCAGGCGGCACTGCCCATCTGGAAGGATTTCCTCGGCAACGCGCTGGAGGGCACGCCCGAAGCCTGGCCGGACCAGCCCGAAGGCGTGATCAGCGTGCGGGTTGATCCGGATACCGGCCTGCGCCTGCGCAGCGGCCAGCCCGGCGGCATCAGCGAGCTGTTTGATGCTGAATACCTGCCCGGCTACCAACCGCGCCGCATCAGCCGCGAGCTGGAAGAAGTCAGCGGCTCTCAGGGGTCCGGCACCGCCGAGTCGATTTTTTAA
- the pilM gene encoding type IV pilus assembly protein PilM, producing the protein MRFLTPNRGLIGIDITSATVKLLELKPTEHNYQVESYAVRPLPEGTVIERRIQDIDAVASVLSRAVEHAKPSTRKVAVAVPASAAITKMLTFPAVLDEDAIEERIIAESERHIPFPFNEVAFDFQCLGPSTLDPDEQRVLLVACRQQDVVQLTETLERAGLEPAAVGVETFAMERSFAMLQRELQTPGAPESGVALVDIGANMNAFHVIRAGRIVYSRDTVFGGRQLTDAIQERYALTMKEAGFAKKRGGLPDDYYAEVLTPFLETLVQQVGRSLQLYYSAGRHHEIKEIVLAGGSSVIPGFAQRLAEDSGMRVTIANPFQRMAVNKRINLEALTSDAPAMLTACGLAMRGAP; encoded by the coding sequence ATGCGCTTTCTTACCCCTAACCGTGGCTTGATTGGCATCGATATTACGTCGGCAACGGTCAAGCTGCTTGAGTTAAAACCGACCGAGCATAATTATCAAGTCGAAAGCTACGCCGTGCGTCCGCTTCCCGAAGGCACGGTCATTGAGCGGCGTATCCAGGATATCGACGCCGTGGCGAGCGTATTAAGCCGTGCAGTGGAGCATGCCAAGCCTTCAACGCGCAAGGTGGCGGTAGCGGTGCCGGCCAGCGCGGCCATCACCAAGATGCTGACGTTTCCCGCCGTGCTTGATGAGGACGCTATCGAAGAGCGCATTATTGCCGAATCAGAACGCCATATCCCGTTTCCGTTCAATGAAGTGGCGTTTGATTTTCAATGTCTGGGGCCATCGACGCTGGATCCCGACGAGCAACGCGTCCTGCTGGTGGCCTGCCGTCAGCAGGATGTGGTACAGCTTACCGAAACCCTGGAGCGAGCAGGGCTGGAGCCTGCCGCGGTAGGCGTGGAAACCTTTGCCATGGAACGCTCTTTTGCCATGCTGCAGCGCGAACTGCAGACCCCGGGCGCGCCGGAAAGCGGCGTGGCGCTGGTGGACATCGGTGCCAACATGAACGCTTTTCACGTGATTCGCGCGGGGCGCATCGTGTACAGCCGCGATACCGTGTTTGGCGGACGTCAGCTGACCGACGCCATTCAGGAGCGCTACGCGCTGACCATGAAGGAGGCGGGCTTTGCCAAAAAACGCGGCGGGCTGCCCGATGACTATTACGCCGAAGTGCTCACGCCGTTTCTGGAAACGCTGGTGCAGCAGGTCGGGCGCTCGCTGCAGCTTTACTATTCGGCCGGGCGACATCACGAGATCAAGGAAATCGTGCTGGCCGGCGGCTCAAGCGTGATCCCCGGCTTTGCTCAACGCCTGGCCGAGGACAGCGGCATGCGCGTCACTATTGCCAACCCGTTCCAGCGCATGGCGGTCAACAAGCGTATCAACCTTGAGGCGTTGACCAGCGACGCGCCGGCCATGCTCACCGCCTGTGGCCTGGCGATGCGAGGCGCGCCATGA
- a CDS encoding PilN domain-containing protein: MSLTINLLPWREARRERRTQRFQLLLLAMLVAGSALGFGVARYYQVELDAQTQRNDYIREQTRVLEQDIGQVHEYEARVSQLNEQLALFQSLQHERLQTVQLFNAVAQSMVPGIVYQHLERSGETISITARAGTDRQVSEQLRRIALAPALGVPALSEVENAAGEEAAGRQFRFVVEQRGSVVSTENSAEGQADDV; this comes from the coding sequence ATGAGCCTGACGATTAATCTGCTGCCCTGGCGTGAAGCCCGCCGTGAGCGGCGTACCCAGCGGTTTCAGCTGCTGTTGCTGGCGATGTTGGTGGCGGGTAGCGCGCTGGGTTTTGGCGTGGCGCGCTACTATCAGGTCGAACTTGACGCCCAGACCCAGCGCAACGATTACATTCGCGAGCAGACCCGTGTGCTGGAGCAGGACATTGGCCAGGTGCACGAGTATGAAGCGCGCGTCAGCCAGCTCAACGAGCAGCTGGCGCTTTTCCAGTCGCTGCAACATGAGCGCTTGCAAACCGTGCAGCTGTTCAATGCGGTGGCGCAGAGCATGGTGCCGGGCATTGTGTATCAACATCTGGAGCGCAGCGGAGAAACGATCAGCATCACTGCCCGTGCGGGCACCGACCGTCAGGTGTCCGAGCAGCTGCGCCGTATTGCACTGGCGCCGGCGCTGGGCGTGCCGGCACTTTCCGAGGTGGAAAACGCCGCCGGTGAAGAGGCGGCGGGGCGCCAGTTCCGCTTTGTTGTCGAGCAGCGCGGGAGCGTCGTGAGCACGGAGAACAGCGCAGAAGGACAGGCCGATGACGTTTAA